One window from the genome of Armatimonadota bacterium encodes:
- a CDS encoding MBL fold metallo-hydrolase: protein MRRLLHLTLAMLGVLLVAVLLQNGRVDAGKKTKVTWLGHASFRIETPRGRVLYIDPWLKNPQLPAAKAKVDRADFVLITHGHFDHVGEAVE, encoded by the coding sequence GTGAGAAGGCTTCTACATCTTACCCTGGCCATGCTGGGTGTTCTGCTGGTAGCGGTTCTGCTCCAGAACGGGAGAGTTGACGCGGGGAAGAAGACAAAAGTGACCTGGCTGGGCCACGCCAGCTTTCGCATAGAGACGCCGCGGGGGCGTGTTCTCTACATAGACCCCTGGCTTAAGAACCCTCAGTTGCCAGCCGCGAAGGCCAAGGTAGATCGGGCCGACTTCGTCCTGATCACGCACGGGCACTTTGACCACGTGGGAGAGGCAGTAGAGA